In a single window of the Terriglobus roseus genome:
- a CDS encoding alpha/beta fold hydrolase, giving the protein MPTIKVKDGAEIFYKDWGTGTPVVFSHGWPLNADAWDPQMMFLGSKGYRVIAHDRRGHGRSTQTWDGNEMDTYADDLAALFEALDLKDAIMIGHSTGGGEVAHYLGRHGSSRVKKAILIGAVPPVMLKSEKNPGGLPIDVFDGIRAGTLGDRSQYFKDLAIPFYGYNRDGARKSQGVIDNFWYQGMQGGIKGLYDCVKAFSETDFTEDLKSLKIPVLFLHGDDDQIVPIDDAAKIGHTLVPGSTLVVLPGQPHGMCAVDADAVNAEILKFIQG; this is encoded by the coding sequence ATGCCAACGATCAAGGTCAAAGATGGCGCAGAGATTTTCTACAAGGACTGGGGTACCGGTACGCCGGTTGTTTTCTCCCACGGCTGGCCGCTGAACGCCGATGCCTGGGATCCGCAGATGATGTTTCTGGGCAGCAAGGGCTATCGCGTGATTGCGCACGATCGTCGCGGCCACGGCCGGAGCACGCAGACGTGGGACGGCAATGAAATGGACACCTATGCGGACGATCTGGCGGCGCTGTTTGAAGCTCTGGATCTGAAGGACGCCATCATGATCGGCCACTCCACGGGCGGTGGGGAGGTCGCGCACTACCTTGGCCGTCACGGCTCCTCGCGCGTGAAGAAGGCGATCCTGATCGGCGCCGTTCCGCCTGTCATGCTCAAGAGCGAGAAGAATCCCGGTGGCCTGCCGATCGATGTCTTCGACGGCATTCGCGCCGGTACTCTGGGCGACCGTTCACAGTACTTCAAGGACCTCGCGATCCCGTTCTATGGCTACAACCGCGACGGTGCCAGGAAGAGCCAGGGTGTCATCGACAACTTCTGGTACCAGGGCATGCAGGGCGGCATCAAGGGCCTGTATGACTGCGTGAAAGCGTTCAGCGAGACGGACTTCACCGAAGACCTGAAGAGCCTGAAGATTCCCGTGCTCTTTCTGCACGGCGACGACGACCAGATCGTTCCCATCGACGACGCGGCGAAGATCGGCCACACGCTGGTACCGGGCTCCACACTGGTCGTCCTGCCGGGGCAACCGCACGGTATGTGCGCGGTGGATGCGGATGCGGTGAATGCGGAGATCCTGAAGTTTATTCAGGGCTAG